Proteins from one Silurus meridionalis isolate SWU-2019-XX chromosome 3, ASM1480568v1, whole genome shotgun sequence genomic window:
- the LOC124380787 gene encoding B- and T-lymphocyte attenuator-like, with protein sequence MARPHHVYTSSRLVVFVLVLLVDAQDPVDSCVSNINLRKNTVYVVSSGSMLNISCPVSYCKDVPTVKWIKIDHTNNFIVISETNQITITQIQKEPKTIISYLSIRNVSKIEQGFYRCMISYSNFSSESHNIIVNVSEKETKAGIGVQATYISWFLYIFICVGILSLVMVVMLSSLLCINQCSRKSNSHRQNEYTQDMRNRSKSNDVLREIVYATLQHPAPREESAVWHVSTEQLVEYASIQIA encoded by the exons ATGGCTAGACCACATCACGTTTATACAAGCAGCAGACTTGTCGTTTTTGTTCTCGTCCTACTTGTAGATGCACAAG ATCCTGTTGATTCATGTGTCTCTAACATCAACCTTCGGAAGAACACTGTGTATGTGGTCTCCAGTGGAAGCATGTTAAACATCTCCTGCCCAGTGTCATACTGTAAAGACGTTCCTACTGTAAAATGGATTAAAATTGATCATACAAACAACTTTATAGTGATCAgtgaaacaaatcaaataacAATAACTCAAATACAAAAAGAGCCTAAGACCATTATTTCATATTTGAGCATCAGGAACGTATCAAAAATTGAACAAGGCTTTTACAGATGTATGATTTCTTACTCAAACTTTTCATCAGAAAGCCACAACATTATCGTCAATGTTTCAG aaaaagaaacgaaAGCTGGGATTGGTGTGCAGGCAACATACATCAGCTGGTTTCTGTACATCTTCATCTGTGTAGGAATTCTCAGCCTGGTCATGGTCGTGATGTTGTCCTCTCTCCTGTGCATCAATCAAT GTTCAAGAAAATCTAACAGCCACAGACAAAAT GAATACACACAAGATATGAGGAATCGAAGCAAGAGTAATGATGTATTACGGGAGATTGTGTATGCCACACTTCAACACCCCGCACCCAGGGAAGAGTCTGCAGTCTGGCATGTATCAACAGAGCAGCTGGTGGAGTACGCGTCCATCCAGATCGCCTAA